The genomic DNA ggaaggtgaagcagctgaagatggttaagcAGCTGAAGACGATGGACCTaggacattaaggtagataagtccccagggcctgatgggatctaccctagaatactgagggaggcaagggaagaaattgctggggccttgacagaaatctttgcatcctcattggctccaggtgaggtcccagaggactggagaatagccaatgttgttcctttgtttaagaaaggtggcaaggataacccaggaaattataggccggtgagccttacgtcagtggtagggaaactattagagaggattattcgggagaggatttactcccatttggaaacaaacgaactcattagcgagagacagcatggttttgtgaaggggaggtcgtgtcttactaatttgtttgagttttttgaggaagtgacgaagatgattgatgaaggaagggcagtggatgttacctatatggactttggtaaagtctttgacaaggtcccgcatggcagactggtacaaaaggtgaagtcacacgggatcagaggtgagctggcaagatggatacagaactggcttggtcatagaagacagagggtatcagtggatgggtgtttttctgaatggagggatgtgactagtggtgttccgcagggatcagtgctgggacctttgctgtttgtagtatatataaatgatttgaaggaaaatgtagctggtctgattagtaggtttgcggacaacacaaaggttggtagagttgcggatagtgatgaggattgtcagaggatacagcaggatatagatcggttggagacttgggcggagaaatggcagatggagtttaatccggacaaatgtgaggtaatgcattttggaaggtctaatgcaggtgggaagtatacagtaaatggcagaacccttaggagtgttgacaggcagagagatctgggcgtacaggcccacaggtcactgaaagtggcaacgcaggtggataaggtagtcaagaaggcatacggcatgcttgccttgatcggtcggggcatagagtataaaaattggcaagtcatgttgcagctgtacagaaccttagttaggccacactgagaatattgcgtgcaattctggtcgccacactaccagaaggacgtggaggctttggagagggtacagaggaggtttaccaggatgttgcctggtctagagggcattagctatgaggagaggttggaaaaactcggattgttttcactggaacgacggaggtggaggggcgacatgatacaggtttacaaaattatgagcggcatggacagagtggatagtcagaagctttttcccagggtggaagagttagttactaggggacataggtttaaggtgcgaggggcaaagtttagaggggatgtgcgagacaagttttttacacagagggtggtgagtgcctggaacttgctgccaggggaggtggtggaagcagatacgatagcgacgtttaagagacatcttgacaaatacatgaagaggaaaggaatagagggatatgggccccggaattgcagaaggtgttagtttaggcaggcatcaagatcggcacaggcttggagggccgaatggcctgttcctgtgctgtactgttctttattctttgttttttgacactacccagaggaattcctggagctgagacgattggctccaacaaccacaaccatctttcattGTGCTAAGTATGTCTCCAACTAGTGAAGActtttctccttgattcccattgacttctatttGGCTTGGGCCCCTTGTTGCCACACtcggtccaatgctgccttgattttttaaaattcattcatggggtgtgggcatcactggctaggccagcatttattgcccatctctaattgcccttgagaatgtggtgatgagctgccttcttgaaccgctacagttcacatggggtaggtacacctatagtgctatcagaaagggagttccaggatgttgaaccagtgacagtgaaggaacggcaatatggttccaagtcaggatggtgtgtagattGGAGGGGAActcatgtttccatgcatctgctgcccttgtcctgctaggtggtagaggtcatggatttggaagatgctatgtaaggagccttggtgcactgctgcagtgtatcttgtagatggtacacactgctgttactgtgcgttggtggtggagggagtgactgtttataaacaggcgccaatcaagcgggctgctttgtcctggatggtgttaagcttcttgagtgttgttggagctgcatccatccaggcaagtggagagtattccatcagactcctgacttgtgccttctagatgctgaacaggctttggggagtcagcaggtgaattacttgccacaggattcctagcctctgacctgctcttgtagccacagtatttatatggctactccagttcagtttctggtcaatggtaacccccaggatgtttctcgtgggagattcagtgatcgtaatgccgtggaatgtcaaggggagttggttagatcctttcctgttggagatggtcattgcctggcacttgtgttgcgcgaatgttatttgccacttatcagcccaagcctggatattgtccaggtgtttctgcatgtctacacggactgcttcggtatctgaggcatcacaaatggtgctgaacattgtgcaattatcagtgaacatctcaacttctgaccttatgattgaaggaaggtcattgatgaagaagctgaagatggttggaccaaggacactaccctgaggcaatcctgcagtgatgttctgaaactgagatgattgacctttaacaatcacaaccatcttcctttgtgctaggcacgactccaaccagcgcagtttcccccctgattcccactgacatccccagttttgctagggctccttgatgccatactcggtcaaacgctgccttgaagtcaagggcagtcactctcacctcacgtcttgagttcatctcttttgtccatatttggaccaaggctgtaatgaggtcagaagctgagtggccctggcggaacccaaactgagcgtcactgagcaggttattgctgtttcagTGGTGAGTGATAGAactgtcgacaacactttccatccctttgctgatgatcaggagcagACTGATGgaacggtaattggtcagattggctttgtcctgctttttgtggataggacatagctgggcaatttttcacattgtcaggtagatgccagtgtcatagctatactggaacagcttggctaggggtgcagataattctgcagcacaagtcttcaatactacagctggaatactgtcaagacccataacctttgcagtatccagtgccttcacccatttcttgatatcatgtggagtgaatcggattggctgaagactggcatctgtgatgctgaggacctcaggaggaggctgagatggatcatcaacttggcacttatggctgaagatggttgcgaatgcttcagccttggcttttgcactgatgtgctgggctcccccatcattgaggatggggatatttgtggagcctcctcttccagttagttgtttaattgtccaccaccattcacgactggatgtggcaggactgccaagcttagatctgatccgttggttgtgggattgcttagctctgtctattgcatgctgcttccgctgttttgcatgcaagtagtcctgtgttgtagcttcaccagtttgacacctcaattttaggtctgcctggtgctatcccgcacacttcattgaacctgggtttcTCCCCTGGctcaatggtaatggtagagtgagggatatgccgagccatgaggttgcagaatgcgtttgaatacaattctgctgctgttgatggtccacagcacctcatggatgtccagttttgagctgtcaGCATTGTTCTGAATCTATTCTATTTAAgatggtgttagtgccacacaacatgatggagggtatcctcaaagtgaagacaggacttcgttttcacaaggattTTACGATGGTCacgtctaccaatactgtcatgtacagatgcatctgtaacaggtagattggtgaggacaaggtcaagtaggtttctccctcttgctggttccctcaccatctgccacaggccaagtttggcagatatgtccttcaggactcggcctgcTTGTTCAACACTTGTGCTcaggaaccactcttggtgatggacattaaagtcccccattcagagtacattcgatgcccttgccactctcagtgcttcttccaggtgcTGTTCAATGTGCaggaactgattcatcagctgagggagggcagtaggtggtaatcagcaggaggtttccttgcccatgtttgacctgctaccatgagacgtcatggggtccgaagtcaatgttgagaactcccagggcaactccctctggtaggtcggtcctgccggtgggacaagacatacctagGAATGGTAATGACAGTGACTTggatgtaagatatgattccgtgagtacgcatatgtcaggcagttgcttgaccagtctgtgagaaagttctctcaattttggcacaagcccccaggtgttagcaggaggactttgcagggttgatgaggctgggtttgccattgtcggtgcctaggtcgattccAGGTGTTCCCTCCTGTTTTATTCCTATCAAAcgtttgtacaactgaatggcttgctcggccatttcagggagcagttaagagtcaaccacattattttatttattattattatttagagatacagcattgatacagacccttcggcccaccaagtctgtaccgaccaacaaccacccatttatacaaaaccgacagtaatcccatattccctaccacctacctacactaggggcaattttagaatggccaatttacctatcaacctgcatgtctttggctgtgggaggaaacccacggggtcacagggagaacttgcaaactccgcacaggcagtacccagaatggaacctgggtccctggagctgtgaggctgtggtgctaaccactgcgccactgtgccgccccaagtttcTTGaggtcctccctcccttccatttcctgacttacagctaatactgggatgttacttgtatcttcaatagtgaagaccgaggtAAAATATCGttacaattcatctgccatctccttattatcattattaattccccagactagtTTTCTCTCgtatcaatgctcactttgttaactcttttctttttaaaatatctatagaaactctgactatctgtctttatatttctagctagctttctcttgtactctaattttaccttccttatcaatcttttagtcattctttgctgttttttatggtctgtccaatcttctgtcctgcttccatctttgcacaaatataggctttttcttgaagtttgatactatcattaactgttttagttacccacggatggcgggttccacccttggaatgtttctttctcattgaaatgtatctattctgtgtcttctgaaatatccccttaaatgtcccaCATTgtcttgggtctggagtcacatgtaggccagaccaggtaaggatggcagatttgcttcccgaaagggcaatagtgaaccaactgggtttttacaacaatcaatgatagtttcatggcaccattactgggaccagcttttaattccacctTTTAATTAGTTGAATGTATTTATTAATTAAATGTAAATGCCAccaattgatggtagtttcatggttaaCATTGCTGACTAGCTTTCAATAATTAATCGaatttattatttgaatttaacTCCCATCAGCCTCTGTGGTGCCATGTCCCCAGTTATTAGCcggtgtctctggattactaggcccTCTGCAAACACTGCAAAATCCCTTGGCCTTGAGACCCCGGAGCTCTCCATCACAAGACTCTCAGTCGTACCTTATCTGCTTCGTCATGTCCCTATTGCAAACAACATCCTCATCATCAGTCACTCTTGATCTCACTGTTTGCTGCAATTGAGTGGCTTTGCTAGGCTAATTCAGAGggccgttaagagtcaaccacagtgtgaGACTGGAGTAACATATataccagaccaagtaaggatgttaAGAttacttccctaaagtacattagtgaacctgtTGGATTTTTACCACAACCCAACAACTTCATTGTCACTTTTACTGGTAACTGCTTTATTTTTTATCTTCTAGATTTTTTAAAAGTAAAttgaaattctcaaactgccacggTGGGAATTGAATTCTGCATCGTCTGCATCGTCTGCATTTAGTCCGGGCCTGTGTCCTGCTAGCTACCTTGCCTTTTTAATATTAATGTTTGATAAAGCATTACTTTTTGTTACAATTGCCTTCTAATGAAGTTGTATGTTGAATAGAAATTGGGATAACAGAGAAATACGCTAACAACTGTTTATGGACCAGTGAAATATTACTGGCATTGATCACAGCAAATTTCAAACACTTTTTATTGTGTTTCAGGTGGATTCAAAACGATAAGTTTCATTGTAATTAGATTCGactgtatttttttaaaaacctggttAAACAATGCTACCAGCATTCTTGTAATGAACAGTATTTGTTGAACAAATTATGAATAATTCTGAAATCTTTCTCCTCTTTTATTCCAGAGTTCACTTGTTTCGAGATGATTCTTTGTAAATGAACATCCAGTAGAGGCCCAGTGGCAGAGTCAGAGCAGATATGCACTTACCCAAAATGCATATATCTCGGGTCTTCCAGATCTGCGGCATCATGGCCTCTGTGTTAATGATTCTACTGATCATAGTTTATTGGGATAATGTGGGAACAGCCCATTTGTACTTGCACACCGCTATCTCAAAGATTCAGGCCACACATCTTCGTTCCATGACAAAGCTAAACCATGACCAGCTAAATTCCAAAAAGACAGTCGAAGAAAGAATGCCGAGTTCTGAAGCTGATATTCAGAATGATCTTGAATTAACGTACGTGGAAAACAAAAATAGATACCAGGGAGAAGGGGAGTCCCATGAGATGGAACAAACCTTCAATGCAATATCTGTACCCAGCCTTGAGAAATTCCAAGGCTTTAACTTGGGAATCAATGCTCCAAAAAGTAAGAGTGAGTTAGAATGGATACAGAATGAGAGGAAACAGAAAATTAAAGATGTTTGCGCAGACTCCAGTATCATGTTCTCAGGGAAAAATAGGAGTTTTGAAGATATTCCAAACAATGAATTGAACCATCTAATTGTGGATGACCGGCATGGGATTATTTACTGTTTTGTTCCCAAAGTGGCCTGCTCAAATTGGAAGCGGATCATGATAGTATTAAGTGCACGTATTACAAAGCAAGGAACTCCATATCATGATCCACTTGAGATCCCTATGGGTGTTGTGCATTCCCTCCCCAACCATTACACCTTATACAATTTCAGGAAGCGCTATGGAGAATTCTCAAAACACGTCATGAATATCAAACTGAAAAAGTACACCAAATTTCTTTTTGTACGTGAACCTTTTGTAAGACTAATTTCAGCATTCCGCAACAAGTTTGAAAAGAAGAATCAATTTTTTTACCATGCCTATGCAAGGGGAATGCTCAAATTGTATGCTAATTATTCGGACCCACCACCATCTGTCGATGAGGCTTTCTCTGCAGGAATCAAGCCCACCTTTAGTAACTTCATTCAGTATTTGTTGGACTCTGGGATGAAAGATAGGCCTTTTGATGACCATTGGCGACAGATACATAGACTCTGTCACCCATGTCAAATAAATTATGACTTTATTGGAAAACTTGAAAGTTTGGATGAGGATGCCAGTTATCTACTTAAGTTGCTGAATGTGGAAAAGCTTGTTCAGTTTCCACCCGGTTTACAGAACCGGACAGATAGCAACTGGGAAGAGGACTGGTTTTCAAAAATTCCACTGGCTTGGAGGAAAAAGCTGTATGGAACTTTACAAGCATGATTTTCTTGTCTTTGGTTATCCCAAACCGACAAATTTATTATCTGACTGATCTCAAAGACGCACGAAAAGCCTGAAAGAAAATGGATATTCAGTCAACGCCTCGTGTGCAACTCCTTGATAGACCCCATCTTGCCAAAACAAATGTTGGAAGTATAGTGACACAACATGGGAATTTGTTCCCCATCCCCATGTACTAATCTTAAACTGTAAAAATAATATTTTTATATTGGCGAGTAAAGGATTTTGAGCAGGTGACCTTGTCAATGGATGGACTTGATAACCTGCTGGAAGTCCACCCTGATAACCCACTTTCTGATTTTTATGTTCCATATAGGTTAAACTGATAGGCAGTGGAATGCAATCACTGGTATTTAACAATGAAATGTTCCTTACAATGACATAATTATGATATTTTGAACGATTGAATGTTGATAACTCCATAGCAATCAGTGAAAAATCGGAAGCAATTTTACTTGTGTTCTTTGAAGTTTAAACAAGAAGTGTATAGTATTGGTTATTGGAATCAGTCTCAGGCTTGATACTAGAAGAAAGGGTCTGGCTTTATCAATACCTGCTAACTGCTGTGATATTGATTTTAAGTATAATTTCCTGCTTCATATTTCCTGGCTTTAAAAGTCCAGACTTGGGATCACCTATTCAATTGATTTGCTTGCTTTTCTTTGTACTCATTTCAATCTTGAAGATGTCCTGCATAATAGGTTTTGGCCCATCACCTGGGCTTCTCATTCTTTTTTTGAAACTAGACTAGCCTAATACTGCACACGCCTTCTGATTTCTGTAATTCAATCTGGTATAACAACTTCAAAGTAATTTCCCTTGGGCAAGTTGAGTCAATGATGAAGAATTCTTACTTGAATTGAAATATCCCTCTGATCAGACTGCTAGAGTGCAATATTGGGTTAATACTAAACATAACCCTACTACTATTACAGGCAAATtgtaactttaatttcattttatttCTACTAAGCATAAGGGCTACAATCAATGACGCTTGTCGCCATTGTGCTTGGAAAAGTGTCAAAGCAAATCATGTGCCTTGTATTCCCCCACTGCAGCAAATATGTTTTGCACATAATTCAGCAAGTGTCAAATTTTAGTTAGTAAGTTGAGCTACTGACCCTAGTCAATAAAGCCACATAGAAATGTGTCAAAATATTGATTAACGGTAAATATTATACAAATATTATTTTATACATTCAAGGGATAAAGCAATATATTTTGTTTTGAGAGTTACAGATGTGTCTTGTTTATTAATTCAGGAGATTTTTGCAAATTTTGCGCAGCCGAAGAGATTATTGATAAAGAAAAAACTAGGGGATTATTTTCTGTACTAAATCAACTTgccttttttcaaaaaaaactctTACTTTAAAAGATGTTTTCAACAAGAATAACTTTAACCTCATTGAAATCTGATATTTTGGATCTCTGTTCCTCTCCCATTAACTACATAATGACTGCTTTAATTTTAATGGGGATTGACTGGCCCTTTGGAGCAGACGAAAATGTTCATCTGTGGAAAAGTTTTTGCTGGTCTTGAAGCATCAGCTGCCATTAAATCAGTGGAGCTCTTCCAGAATGCACACATTAAAATTCAGGCTTCTGCAACACTCCTTATTTGGGTTCACTGCCAAAAGGCAGGTTCTCTAAGCAAAACTCCCACCTGCTATGATCGAAAACTTCATATGTGTGCAGTATATTATACAGTGTTTTACAGTATTAATAACTATAATATTTTGACCATATTAAGGAAAGACTTGTGTCCCAAAGCACATCACTGCACACCTGATAGCAGGAGTCAGTCTTGCTGCAAACTGTAAAATTTGCATATGACGTTTTAGGCCAATATATTGTAAATTAAAAATGGCCTTGAGTTAACATATAGTCAGTATGATGCTGTGCTTGGACAGCCAACGTCAAGACTTGTCTTGCCAGGAATAATTCACGCACTCGCTCTAAAACATCATTGTGTACTCGAACGAAGCCACTTGCTTCCcgccaccttccctcagccactcgctcccgccctccctgcttattccctcagccactcgctcccgccctccctgcttattccctcagccactcactcccgccctccctgcgtattccctcagtcactcactcccaccctccctgcttattccctcagccactcgctcccgccctccctgcttattccctcagccactcactcccgccctccctgcgtattccctcagtcactcgctcccaccctccctgcttattccctcagtcactcgctcccaccctccctgcttaatccctcagtcactcactcccaccttccctgcttattccctcagtcactcactcccaccctccctgCTTAATCCCTCAGTCATTCGCTCCCGCCCTCGCTGcttattccctcagtcactcgctcccgccctccctgcttattccctcagccactcactcccgccctccctgcttattccctcagccactcgctcccgccctccctgcgtattccctcagccactcgctcccgcctccctgcttattccctcagtcactcgctcccaccctccctgcttaatccctcagtcactcactcccaccctccctgcttattccctcagtcactcactcccaccctccctgcttaatccctcagtcactcactcccgccctcgctgcttattccctcagtcactcactcccgccctccctgcttattccctcagtcactcactcccgccctcgctgcttattccctcagccactcactcccgccctcgctgcttattccctcagtcactcactcccgccctccctgcttattccctcagtcactcgctcccgccctccctgcttattccctcagtcactcgctcccaccctccctgcttaatccctcagtcactcactgccgccctccctgcttattccctcagtcactcactcccgccctccctgcttattccctcagtcactcgctcccaccctccctgcttaatccctcagtcactcactcccgccctccctgcttattccctcagtcactcactcccgccctccctgcttattccctcagtcactcactcccgccctccctgcttattccctcagtcactcactcccgccctccctgcttattccctcagtcactcactcccgccctccctgcttattccctcagccacttgctcctgccCTCGCTGCTTTACACCCGCCgcaccccctgcccccctccccaccatccacCACCTACCCGGCAGGACTCTGCGGCCTCTCCAttttcttccccccccaccccccaaaccaccCTTCCCCAACCGCTCGCTGCAGGCATCGCCCCTtatcccctcagccactcactcctggcctcgccactttccaccccaccactgGCTGCTCTCTGCAGACCTCCCCCCTTCCCCGTCGGTGACTCACTCCCACCCTTCTCCCCCTTCGGCTGTTCGTTCCCCGCCATGCCACCCAAAGGAGGGACGGGGAACAAGCCGCCGAAATGGCAAGACGGGGAGTGGGCAGCCGAGCTTTGACGGGGTGACACAGAAGCCAGTGACCAAAAAGAGGGAAGCGGCGAGACGTGGAGCGAGCGGCCATGGTGGGGGTTTGCGGGAGGATGTGTGGGTGGAAGTTCATGGGTGTGGAGGGGggtggatggaagcagtgagggcgggcatgagtggctgagggaaggcagtggcgaggggggggagagaagtggcGAGCAGACGGGCGCGGGAGGGAACGGCGAAGAGAAGTGCGATGGTTTCGATCTGAAGAAAAGCCCAGAACCCATTTGCATTGCTGTAATTGTGCAAGAGAATAAGCCACATGAATCTATTTTCAAAACCAATATGTTAGAATAATCATACAAAGAGCAAACTGCAAGATGCCTTACAATGAGATTATTTGGTTCTATACTAGCACAGGTAGCGTTGGAGTGGGATGGAGGCGTCGATCGCCActgtggggatttgggtttaaggATACATTTGCTTTTTGcgccaaattgagcagcgccatctttataactggcagctgcctgagccgtctcagtgatgtttcagtggatgtggctgcatttgcgcatgtgccagtagtgTGCTACCTCGTGGTTGCGCAGTCAGCAAAAGCAGCCTTCTGGTAAATAGAAGGAAcctattttttaaaaaaggtttgttAAATTGAATGTTTTTAGGAAGATGTCCAGATAAATGATATTTCATTGCGTTTTGATTAATTTTAACCCTTTTAATCATTATTGTGCAAGATCAAAATCATTGTGCTAATGCCATTCCATACAACTGTACATGAGTCGAAACCTGAGTTCACTGCTACATTGCACATTAATATAATCTTACACTTCATGTACTTGTGGAACGTATTGATCCTGAAAGGTGAACATTGGGATAAATACTTTGTAATTGGTTCAGAAACCAAatgctttttaaaatttttaataTATGAAATATCCGAGAACTTGTGCACTTTGGGCCTCAGACGCACCTCTGATGCCAGGTCAACATGCTGC from Heterodontus francisci isolate sHetFra1 chromosome 24, sHetFra1.hap1, whole genome shotgun sequence includes the following:
- the LOC137383645 gene encoding carbohydrate sulfotransferase 12-like — protein: MHLPKMHISRVFQICGIMASVLMILLIIVYWDNVGTAHLYLHTAISKIQATHLRSMTKLNHDQLNSKKTVEERMPSSEADIQNDLELTYVENKNRYQGEGESHEMEQTFNAISVPSLEKFQGFNLGINAPKSKSELEWIQNERKQKIKDVCADSSIMFSGKNRSFEDIPNNELNHLIVDDRHGIIYCFVPKVACSNWKRIMIVLSARITKQGTPYHDPLEIPMGVVHSLPNHYTLYNFRKRYGEFSKHVMNIKLKKYTKFLFVREPFVRLISAFRNKFEKKNQFFYHAYARGMLKLYANYSDPPPSVDEAFSAGIKPTFSNFIQYLLDSGMKDRPFDDHWRQIHRLCHPCQINYDFIGKLESLDEDASYLLKLLNVEKLVQFPPGLQNRTDSNWEEDWFSKIPLAWRKKLYGTLQA